A part of Melittangium boletus DSM 14713 genomic DNA contains:
- a CDS encoding methyltransferase, whose protein sequence is MSTPSADPRALLHLLFNGARAVDVVETALRLGLLDALEPGPASLSALASAHGFVPARLHKFLDCLESLGLVRREPPAAGEGEAQYTAVPGLRAAAAAVLGPHSQERNRETYAWRALHGHLPEVLRGERSIPTEAFDWPPRTPAQVAGFEASMAAGLGPIRETFLLHAPRLLPQGTRLLDVGGGDGSLGAHLLEAMPGLRVDVYNLPTCEPLVARTRSERRLEGRLGFVAGDFLRESLPRGYDALSFVRVLHDWPEDIARALLRAALDALPPGGLVLICEEFRTPGRLAAQFFWSYFLMGVDTCASALRELAFYTRELEALGFRDVCVWPGSLELVTARKP, encoded by the coding sequence ATGAGCACGCCCTCGGCGGATCCCCGCGCCCTGCTGCACCTGCTCTTCAACGGCGCGCGCGCGGTGGACGTGGTGGAAACGGCCCTGCGGCTGGGACTCCTGGACGCCCTGGAGCCGGGGCCCGCCTCGCTGAGCGCGCTGGCATCGGCGCATGGCTTCGTGCCCGCGCGCCTCCACAAGTTCCTCGACTGCCTGGAGAGTCTGGGACTCGTGCGGCGCGAGCCGCCCGCCGCCGGGGAAGGAGAAGCCCAGTACACGGCGGTGCCAGGTCTGCGCGCGGCGGCCGCCGCCGTGCTGGGCCCCCATTCGCAGGAACGGAATCGGGAGACGTATGCCTGGCGTGCGCTGCATGGCCACCTCCCCGAGGTGCTGCGAGGCGAGCGGAGCATCCCCACCGAGGCCTTCGACTGGCCCCCGCGCACCCCCGCGCAGGTGGCCGGCTTCGAGGCCAGCATGGCGGCGGGGCTCGGTCCCATCCGGGAGACCTTCCTGCTCCATGCGCCCCGGTTGCTGCCCCAGGGCACCCGCCTGCTCGACGTGGGGGGTGGAGACGGCTCGCTCGGCGCCCATCTGTTGGAGGCGATGCCCGGCCTCCGCGTGGACGTCTACAACCTGCCCACCTGCGAGCCCCTGGTGGCCCGCACCCGGAGCGAGCGGCGGTTGGAGGGCCGGTTGGGCTTCGTGGCGGGCGACTTCCTGCGCGAGTCCCTGCCGCGTGGCTACGACGCCCTCTCCTTCGTCCGGGTCCTGCACGACTGGCCCGAGGACATCGCGCGGGCCCTGCTGCGCGCCGCCCTCGACGCCCTGCCCCCAGGAGGCCTTGTCCTCATCTGCGAGGAGTTCCGGACTCCCGGACGGCTCGCCGCCCAGTTCTTCTGGTCCTACTTCCTCATGGGCGTGGACACCTGCGCGAGCGCCCTGCGCGAGCTGGCCTTCTACACGCGGGAACTCGAGGCACTGGGCTTTCGCGACGTGTGCGTATGGCCCGGCTCCCTCGAGCTCGTCACCGCGCGCAAACCGTGA
- a CDS encoding tryptophan 2,3-dioxygenase family protein: MENIPEVSHAELLRRQLQGPWHNAMLDKWVGRGELDYEKYVRTQQLLALQTPPEQCVTPDELMFQVVHQSQELWLKLLAHESVECVAELDQDQLWEVSARLERMNRVARTLASQLGVLETLTPDAYQIIRRALGNGSGQESPGYNAVGLTAQGLEEALARLLWRRGVELATLYTRPGLADLKRMCEQLLDYDESFQLWLYTHFQLVRRTIGVDSTVKALDGLPTRVLTGRMMKPLFPALWRVRVEMTATWRREGGHAPGAPRGSTGSDVP; this comes from the coding sequence ATGGAGAACATCCCCGAGGTGAGTCATGCCGAATTGCTGCGCCGTCAGCTGCAAGGGCCCTGGCACAACGCGATGCTGGACAAGTGGGTAGGCCGGGGCGAACTGGACTACGAGAAATACGTGCGCACCCAGCAGTTGCTCGCGCTGCAGACGCCGCCCGAGCAATGCGTGACGCCCGATGAGCTGATGTTCCAGGTGGTGCATCAATCCCAGGAGCTGTGGCTCAAGCTGCTCGCCCACGAGTCGGTGGAGTGCGTCGCGGAGCTGGACCAGGACCAGCTGTGGGAAGTCTCGGCCCGGCTCGAGCGCATGAACCGGGTGGCACGCACCCTCGCCTCCCAGCTCGGTGTCCTCGAAACGCTCACCCCGGACGCCTATCAGATCATCCGCCGCGCTCTCGGCAACGGCAGTGGCCAGGAATCTCCGGGCTACAACGCGGTGGGGCTCACCGCGCAGGGACTGGAGGAAGCCCTGGCGCGGCTGTTGTGGCGCCGGGGCGTGGAGCTGGCCACCCTCTATACCCGCCCGGGCCTCGCGGACCTCAAGCGCATGTGCGAACAACTCCTCGACTATGACGAGTCGTTCCAGCTCTGGCTGTACACCCACTTCCAGCTCGTGCGCCGCACCATTGGCGTGGACTCCACGGTGAAGGCGCTGGATGGACTGCCCACGCGGGTGCTCACCGGGCGGATGATGAAGCCCCTCTTTCCCGCGCTGTGGCGGGTGCGGGTGGAGATGACCGCCACCTGGCGGCGCGAGGGCGGTCATGCGCCGGGCGCCCCCCGGGGCTCGACGGGCTCGGACGTCCCATGA
- a CDS encoding response regulator, with translation MAEPAFPGRTRVLVVDDDPDQLELVRRTLTPHFDVKTHDSALGVSNLVRQNEPDLVLLDVNFPALKGDQVLGLARRHAPRGTQFILYSATDEARLRSLALASGADGYLSKSVQGAELVRKLTAFRSQGRVTPT, from the coding sequence ATGGCTGAGCCAGCCTTCCCAGGCAGAACGCGAGTCCTGGTGGTGGACGATGATCCGGATCAACTGGAACTCGTCCGGCGGACCCTGACTCCCCACTTCGACGTGAAGACCCACGACTCCGCGCTGGGCGTGTCCAACCTCGTGCGGCAGAACGAGCCGGATCTGGTGCTGCTCGACGTGAACTTCCCCGCCCTCAAGGGCGATCAAGTGCTGGGTCTCGCGCGCCGGCATGCCCCACGAGGCACCCAGTTCATCCTCTACTCCGCAACGGATGAGGCCCGGCTGCGTTCACTGGCTTTGGCCTCGGGCGCCGATGGTTACCTTTCCAAGAGCGTTCAGGGAGCGGAGCTCGTGCGCAAGCTCACCGCCTTTCGCAGTCAAGGCCGCGTTACCCCGACCTGA
- a CDS encoding hybrid sensor histidine kinase/response regulator, whose protein sequence is MSTPASAVSDQETPRLLLVAGEPEGERVLDVLKRAGVRVHAERVSTPEEFQAALGRPWELAVCAPGVPGLGFREVAPPWRAHHPLEPFVVVAAQWDETEMAAAMEAEAGSFLDMDRLALLGAVVRRELKRATERHQHQLAERQQAHSRWLLERIVDSLPFVLFVKDAEERRLCVANKTFADAFGVTKEWLLGKLDHDYFPQEQADSFVAIDTEILETGKLKTFEELARTGGVDRVYATRKLPLLDDSGRARYVLGITEDITERKAAEETLRRSKAELEAANQRLADNLEELKKSRAVSARTLASYQQRALQMELIRQQNEDLDRLATELASAKRNEEERAREAEAAFRLRSEFLANFSHEIRTPLNGIIGYCDLLMREEGSRLTAHGRRDLNVVKKNAQTLLALINDILDLSKIEAGRLEVVVERVDMAELAEDCTATVKEYLKGKDVELRADIDERVAHVRTDALKLRQILLNLLSNAAKFTESGEVSLTARAEGNEAVFIVEDTGIGIPPDQLPFIFEKFRQVDGSTTRKVGGTGLGLAIVRELSKVLGGGVEVQSTLGRGTTFTVRLAGVLEGDTLGASRELDKPVAPEDVGAALAPLARGGTVLVVDDDVLVQQLIAGQLEPSGFIVVTASDGLDALRKARELRPQAIVLDIHLPRMDGWSVLSTLKSEPDLARIPVIIISVEEQRARGFSLGACEYLIKPVEPNHLVDVVRRSIGTAAGAGEVLVVDDDASTRELVSRSLRRAGFSTHEAHNGEDALLKARVSPPTLVVLDLMMPNLDGFEVIRRMRADKIQTPVVVLTGKSLSAEEEAVLRDGFAGFVQKGGHALEEVIGQAKGLLIQQNAQRTSRLPRILYVEDNPQNRDIVRRYLGGLFEVLEADDGELGVERATKEAPDLILMDLSLPRVDGWEATRRLRQVPAVANTPVIAVTAHAGREYQEKASAAGCDAYLTKPLDRELLLETIRKHLGKTHG, encoded by the coding sequence ATGAGCACTCCGGCGAGTGCGGTGTCGGACCAGGAGACCCCCCGGTTGCTCCTGGTGGCGGGCGAGCCCGAGGGCGAGCGCGTCTTGGACGTCTTGAAGCGCGCGGGCGTGCGGGTCCACGCCGAGCGGGTGTCCACCCCCGAGGAGTTCCAGGCGGCGCTCGGCCGGCCCTGGGAGCTGGCCGTGTGCGCCCCGGGAGTGCCCGGCCTGGGCTTCCGCGAGGTGGCGCCCCCGTGGCGCGCGCACCATCCCCTGGAGCCCTTCGTCGTCGTGGCGGCGCAGTGGGATGAAACGGAGATGGCCGCGGCCATGGAGGCCGAGGCGGGCAGCTTCCTGGACATGGATCGCCTGGCGCTGCTGGGGGCGGTGGTGCGGCGCGAACTCAAGCGCGCCACCGAGCGGCACCAGCATCAGCTGGCGGAGCGGCAGCAGGCCCACTCCAGATGGCTCCTGGAGCGCATCGTCGACAGCCTGCCCTTCGTGCTCTTCGTGAAGGACGCCGAGGAGCGCCGCCTGTGCGTGGCCAACAAGACCTTCGCCGATGCCTTCGGCGTGACGAAGGAATGGCTGCTCGGCAAGCTGGACCACGACTACTTCCCCCAGGAACAAGCGGACTCCTTCGTCGCCATCGACACGGAGATCCTGGAGACGGGCAAGCTCAAGACCTTCGAGGAGCTGGCGCGCACGGGCGGCGTGGACCGCGTCTACGCCACGCGCAAGCTGCCGCTGCTGGATGACAGCGGACGGGCGCGCTACGTGCTCGGCATCACCGAGGACATCACCGAGCGCAAGGCCGCCGAGGAGACCCTGCGCCGCTCCAAGGCGGAGCTGGAGGCGGCCAACCAGCGCCTCGCGGACAACCTGGAGGAGCTCAAGAAGAGCCGCGCCGTGTCCGCGCGCACGCTCGCCAGCTACCAGCAGCGCGCGCTGCAGATGGAGCTCATCCGTCAGCAGAACGAGGACCTGGACCGGCTGGCCACGGAGCTCGCCAGCGCCAAGCGCAACGAGGAGGAGCGCGCGCGCGAGGCCGAGGCCGCCTTCCGGCTGCGCAGCGAGTTCCTGGCCAACTTCAGCCATGAAATCCGCACGCCCCTCAACGGCATCATCGGCTACTGCGATCTGCTCATGCGCGAGGAGGGCAGCCGGCTCACCGCCCACGGCCGGCGCGACCTCAACGTGGTGAAGAAGAACGCGCAGACGCTGCTCGCGCTCATCAACGACATCCTCGACCTGTCCAAGATCGAAGCGGGCCGCCTGGAAGTCGTGGTGGAGCGGGTGGACATGGCGGAGCTGGCCGAGGACTGCACCGCCACGGTGAAGGAATACCTCAAGGGCAAGGACGTGGAGCTGCGCGCGGACATCGACGAGCGCGTGGCCCACGTGCGCACGGACGCGCTCAAGCTGCGGCAGATCCTGCTCAACCTCTTGAGCAACGCGGCCAAGTTCACCGAGTCCGGCGAGGTGTCGCTCACCGCGCGGGCCGAGGGCAACGAGGCCGTCTTCATCGTCGAGGACACGGGCATCGGCATCCCCCCGGACCAGCTGCCCTTCATCTTCGAGAAGTTCCGCCAGGTGGACGGCTCCACCACGCGCAAGGTGGGCGGCACGGGACTGGGGCTCGCCATCGTGCGCGAGCTGAGCAAGGTGCTCGGCGGCGGCGTGGAAGTGCAGAGCACCCTCGGCCGGGGCACCACGTTCACGGTGCGGCTCGCGGGCGTGCTGGAAGGCGACACCCTGGGCGCCTCGCGCGAGCTGGACAAGCCCGTGGCCCCCGAGGACGTGGGCGCCGCGCTCGCCCCCCTCGCGCGCGGCGGCACCGTGCTCGTGGTGGATGACGACGTGCTCGTGCAGCAGCTCATCGCCGGGCAGTTGGAGCCCTCGGGCTTCATCGTGGTGACGGCCTCGGACGGGCTGGATGCCCTGCGCAAGGCGCGGGAGCTGCGCCCCCAGGCCATCGTCCTGGACATCCACCTGCCCCGCATGGACGGCTGGAGCGTGCTGTCCACGCTCAAGAGCGAGCCGGACCTCGCGCGCATCCCCGTCATCATCATCTCCGTGGAGGAGCAGCGCGCGCGGGGCTTCTCGCTCGGCGCGTGCGAGTACCTGATCAAGCCCGTGGAGCCCAACCACCTGGTGGACGTGGTGCGCCGCAGCATCGGCACCGCCGCGGGCGCGGGCGAGGTGCTGGTGGTGGACGATGATGCCTCCACGCGCGAGCTCGTCAGCCGCTCGCTGCGCCGCGCGGGCTTCTCCACCCACGAGGCCCACAACGGCGAGGACGCCCTGCTCAAGGCCCGCGTGTCCCCGCCCACGCTCGTGGTGCTGGACCTGATGATGCCCAACCTGGATGGCTTCGAGGTCATCCGCCGCATGCGGGCCGACAAGATCCAGACGCCCGTGGTGGTGCTCACCGGCAAATCCCTCTCCGCCGAGGAGGAGGCCGTCCTGCGCGATGGCTTCGCCGGCTTCGTGCAGAAGGGCGGCCACGCGCTCGAGGAAGTCATCGGCCAGGCCAAGGGCCTGCTGATCCAACAGAACGCGCAGCGCACCAGCCGCCTGCCCCGCATCCTCTACGTGGAGGACAACCCGCAGAACCGCGACATCGTGCGCCGCTACCTCGGCGGACTCTTCGAGGTGCTGGAGGCCGATGACGGAGAGCTCGGCGTGGAGCGGGCCACGAAGGAAGCGCCGGATCTCATCCTGATGGACCTGTCCCTGCCACGCGTGGATGGCTGGGAGGCCACCCGGCGCCTGCGCCAGGTGCCCGCCGTGGCCAACACCCCCGTCATCGCCGTCACCGCCCACGCGGGACGCGAATACCAGGAGAAGGCCTCGGCCGCTGGTTGCGACGCCTACCTCACCAAACCCTTGGATCGTGAATTGTTGCTCGAGACCATCCGTAAACACCTGGGAAAGACACATGGCTGA
- a CDS encoding FIST signal transduction protein, which produces MARVKMQTARTTQLEPVAAAEDLLRQLEGNEEPRLVTLFASRDRDQLALNRALRERLPKSTRLVGATTAGELDNRGIHAGSVVLGALFGDFEVGLGLGTGLSADAVSAGATAMKRAAQELGVRQSDLDARQYVGLVIDDGFRYKKEELLLGILEKNQALMLVGGGAADAQQDPERQSAQLHVDGEVTTDSVLVALFKTNAPWGALRSHWYQPLGERLTITRVDDSATRALEIDGKPAAQRYADMLGVAVDDLEFGKPRGFAAHPTALKVGREYFIRAPWKVLPDGSILFANLIEEGSELELMKAGDLAGMTRAFFQEELPRRVPNPQAALLFHCSGRMWYAHATGTVPSLADTLRHAPTAVGMNVHFEVYSGFHINTTLTVLAFGEK; this is translated from the coding sequence TTGGCTCGAGTGAAGATGCAGACGGCGCGCACCACGCAGCTGGAACCGGTCGCCGCGGCCGAGGATCTGCTCCGGCAGCTGGAGGGGAACGAGGAGCCCAGGCTGGTGACCTTGTTCGCCTCCCGGGATCGGGATCAGCTCGCGCTCAACCGGGCCCTGCGCGAGCGGTTGCCCAAGAGCACGCGCCTGGTGGGCGCCACCACGGCGGGTGAGCTCGACAACCGCGGCATCCACGCGGGCAGCGTCGTGCTGGGCGCGCTCTTCGGGGACTTCGAGGTGGGCCTGGGCCTGGGCACCGGCCTGTCCGCGGATGCCGTGAGCGCGGGGGCCACCGCCATGAAGCGCGCCGCCCAGGAGCTGGGCGTGCGCCAGTCGGACCTGGATGCCCGTCAGTACGTGGGCTTGGTCATCGACGATGGCTTCCGCTACAAGAAGGAGGAGCTGCTGCTCGGCATCCTCGAGAAGAACCAGGCGCTGATGCTCGTGGGCGGCGGGGCCGCGGACGCGCAGCAGGACCCCGAGCGGCAGTCCGCCCAGCTGCATGTGGACGGGGAAGTGACCACCGACAGCGTGCTCGTCGCCCTCTTCAAGACGAACGCGCCCTGGGGCGCGCTGCGCTCGCACTGGTACCAGCCCCTGGGGGAGCGCCTCACCATCACCCGCGTGGATGACAGCGCCACGCGGGCCCTGGAAATCGATGGCAAGCCAGCGGCCCAGCGCTATGCCGACATGCTCGGTGTGGCGGTGGACGACCTGGAATTCGGCAAGCCCCGGGGCTTCGCCGCCCACCCCACCGCCCTCAAGGTGGGCCGCGAGTACTTCATCCGCGCCCCCTGGAAGGTCCTGCCCGACGGCTCCATCCTCTTCGCCAACCTCATCGAGGAGGGCAGCGAGCTGGAGTTGATGAAGGCCGGCGACCTGGCGGGCATGACCCGCGCCTTCTTCCAGGAGGAATTGCCCCGCCGCGTCCCCAATCCCCAGGCCGCCCTGTTGTTTCATTGCAGTGGGCGCATGTGGTACGCGCACGCCACCGGGACGGTCCCCTCCCTCGCCGACACCTTGCGCCACGCGCCCACAGCGGTTGGAATGAATGTGCACTTCGAGGTCTACTCGGGGTTCCACATCAACACGACGCTGACGGTTCTAGCGTTCGGGGAAAAGTGA
- a CDS encoding cytochrome c3 family protein: MRSRGFVRWRAACVAALVSWAGGYGAQAVAAPVVPQAQTQPEPQVLEGSESERGGSANAVALALEVENGEGVLLKVKTGQPFFINQIDLRAAVTGVTQDEGVSGLRRQGDFAALNWQGIKQVDQEPVPLANGDGTFTRRRFYREAKWMDDTSIITVWPMDARNRLTGQPIVLNIGRNDQRRPSDDFFIRRLRAIQTTHDCRTLTDCTGARNFTEEALVELRNARTGATPFTLSRDTTQLKLYWSARPGLPYTIPVVQVDKPTYGYGVSVDIKALTPPRFNGTYAAGSQITFQLTLKDGNGKRLHPVGSLPTYNEVIFGTNEPGIQYYRAFFDATTTYYRRKHRERMMMTQLIGPAQKIQPVRSIVELEEFLGPQDVQTVATLDRDGVYSQFQTFPPANDLFGGAFDPTHAGWAAPVSDTWTYTLPANATPGSYLVTVKGRRVYLGEDIPYSRTITLQVDTPKPTQATLTTGPCTSCHSEGGELARLLHASDNRAACAGCHAPLGFELEGPIFVRTHFIHGRSDRFDAPKQQCNSCHLTAESIQRTSKAACLSCHKSYPDSHVKQFGPIESMYVGGGRESFQQCTGSCHKTHPGSRL; the protein is encoded by the coding sequence GTGCGATCGCGGGGGTTTGTCCGATGGCGGGCGGCCTGTGTCGCGGCGCTGGTGTCTTGGGCCGGTGGGTACGGCGCCCAGGCCGTGGCCGCCCCCGTGGTGCCCCAGGCACAGACGCAGCCCGAGCCCCAGGTCTTGGAGGGCTCGGAAAGCGAGCGCGGCGGTTCGGCCAACGCCGTGGCGCTGGCGCTCGAGGTGGAGAACGGCGAGGGCGTGCTCCTCAAGGTGAAGACGGGGCAGCCCTTCTTCATCAACCAGATCGATCTGCGCGCCGCGGTGACCGGGGTCACCCAGGACGAGGGCGTGAGCGGACTGCGCCGGCAGGGAGACTTCGCGGCGCTCAACTGGCAGGGCATCAAGCAGGTGGATCAAGAGCCCGTGCCGCTCGCCAACGGCGATGGCACCTTCACCCGCCGCCGCTTCTACCGGGAAGCGAAGTGGATGGACGACACCAGCATCATCACGGTGTGGCCCATGGACGCGCGCAACCGCCTCACCGGCCAGCCCATCGTGCTGAACATCGGCCGGAATGATCAGCGCCGCCCCAGCGACGACTTCTTCATCCGCCGCCTGCGCGCCATCCAGACCACGCATGACTGCCGCACGCTCACCGACTGCACCGGCGCGCGCAACTTCACCGAGGAGGCGCTCGTCGAGCTGCGCAACGCGCGCACGGGCGCCACGCCCTTCACGCTCTCGCGCGACACCACCCAGCTCAAGCTCTACTGGTCCGCGCGCCCCGGCCTGCCCTACACCATTCCCGTGGTGCAGGTGGACAAGCCCACCTATGGCTATGGCGTCTCCGTGGACATCAAGGCGCTGACCCCGCCGCGCTTCAACGGCACGTATGCCGCTGGCAGCCAGATCACCTTCCAACTCACGCTCAAGGACGGCAACGGCAAGCGGCTGCATCCGGTGGGCAGCCTGCCCACGTACAACGAGGTCATCTTCGGCACCAACGAGCCGGGCATCCAGTACTACCGGGCCTTCTTCGACGCGACGACCACGTACTACCGCCGCAAGCACCGCGAGCGCATGATGATGACGCAGCTCATCGGGCCCGCGCAGAAGATCCAACCGGTGCGCAGCATCGTGGAGCTGGAGGAGTTCCTCGGCCCCCAGGACGTCCAGACGGTGGCCACGCTGGATCGCGACGGCGTGTATTCGCAATTCCAGACCTTCCCGCCCGCGAACGATCTGTTCGGCGGCGCCTTCGATCCCACGCACGCCGGCTGGGCCGCGCCCGTCAGCGACACGTGGACGTACACGCTGCCCGCCAACGCCACGCCCGGCAGCTACCTGGTGACGGTGAAGGGCCGCCGCGTCTACCTGGGCGAGGACATCCCCTACAGCCGCACCATCACCCTCCAGGTGGACACGCCCAAGCCCACCCAGGCCACGCTCACCACGGGCCCCTGCACCAGCTGCCACAGCGAGGGCGGAGAGCTCGCCAGGCTGCTGCACGCCAGCGACAACCGCGCCGCGTGCGCCGGGTGCCACGCGCCCCTCGGCTTCGAGCTGGAGGGCCCCATCTTCGTGCGCACCCACTTCATCCACGGGCGCTCGGACCGCTTCGACGCGCCCAAGCAGCAGTGCAACAGCTGCCACCTGACGGCCGAGAGCATCCAGCGCACGAGCAAGGCCGCGTGCCTCTCGTGCCACAAGAGCTACCCGGACTCGCACGTGAAACAGTTCGGCCCCATCGAAAGCATGTACGTGGGCGGCGGCCGCGAGTCCTTCCAGCAGTGCACGGGCAGCTGTCACAAAACGCACCCGGGCAGTAGGCTCTGA